From Lysinibacillus sp. SGAir0095, the proteins below share one genomic window:
- a CDS encoding anti-sigma-F factor Fin codes for MPVKYRCRHCETEIGTLPFDADDTIRKLHLFEVGEVDDYIEKNDRGDTTVHCICEHCEDSLRQFPDYYALKKWLQ; via the coding sequence ATGCCTGTTAAATATCGTTGCCGACACTGTGAAACAGAAATAGGAACATTACCATTTGATGCAGATGATACGATTCGAAAATTGCATTTGTTTGAGGTTGGAGAAGTAGACGATTATATTGAAAAAAATGACCGGGGTGATACAACCGTGCATTGTATTTGTGAGCATTGTGAAGATTCTTTAAGGCAATTTCCGGATTATTATGCACTCAAAAAGTGGTTGCAATAG
- the pth gene encoding aminoacyl-tRNA hydrolase codes for MKLIIGLGNPGKQYEHTRHNIGFECIDALAEKWDAPLNQMKFNGMYATVHRPEGKVILLKPLTYMNLSGESVRPLMDYFDIDIEDIIVIYDDLDLETGKLRLRQKGSAGGHNGIKSLIQHLGTQEFNRIRVGISRPPAGMKVADYVLAKFTKEDNPAIEQAIEKTVSAVEASLSKKFLDVMSEFNAIQHK; via the coding sequence ATGAAATTAATAATTGGATTAGGAAATCCAGGGAAACAATATGAACATACACGCCATAATATAGGTTTTGAATGTATTGATGCATTAGCTGAAAAATGGGATGCGCCATTAAACCAAATGAAGTTTAATGGGATGTATGCAACGGTTCACCGACCTGAAGGAAAAGTAATTTTGTTAAAACCTTTAACATATATGAATTTATCGGGGGAATCCGTACGCCCATTAATGGATTACTTTGATATCGACATCGAGGATATCATTGTTATATATGATGATTTGGATTTAGAAACAGGCAAATTACGTTTGCGTCAAAAAGGCAGTGCTGGAGGACATAACGGAATAAAATCGCTGATCCAGCATTTAGGTACACAAGAATTTAACCGAATCCGAGTTGGTATTAGCCGACCACCTGCTGGAATGAAGGTTGCGGATTATGTATTGGCTAAATTTACGAAAGAAGATAATCCAGCAATAGAGCAAGCTATCGAAAAAACAGTTTCTGCAGTTGAAGCATCCTTATCCAAAAAATTTTTAGATGTGATGTCTGAATTTAACGCTATTCAGCATAAATAA
- the spoVG gene encoding septation regulator SpoVG, giving the protein MEVTDVRLRRVQTDGRMRAIASITLDDEFVVHDIRVIDGNNGLFVAMPSKRTPDGEFRDIAHPINSDTRNKLQEVVLAAYHASSEEEVLVLEEANA; this is encoded by the coding sequence ATGGAAGTAACTGACGTAAGATTAAGACGTGTCCAAACTGATGGGCGCATGCGAGCAATCGCTTCAATCACATTAGACGACGAGTTTGTCGTACATGACATTCGTGTGATTGATGGCAACAACGGATTATTTGTTGCAATGCCAAGTAAGCGTACACCAGACGGAGAATTCCGTGATATCGCACACCCTATTAACTCTGATACACGAAATAAGCTTCAAGAAGTAGTATTAGCTGCTTACCACGCATCCAGTGAAGAAGAAGTTCTAGTACTAGAAGAAGCAAATGCATAA
- the spoVT gene encoding stage V sporulation protein T, whose product MKATGIVRRIDDLGRVVIPKEIRRTMRIREGDPLEIYTDREGEVILKKYSPINDLSEFAKEYVESLYETVGTPALISDRDEMIAIAGLTKKEYANRRLSVFAEDFMKQRSVMLEKNETTIELVPGQFEQVKSYCVAPIVTNGDAIGAVYLISKVHVISEVESKAAETAANFLAKQMEN is encoded by the coding sequence ATGAAAGCAACAGGAATTGTTCGTCGTATCGATGACTTAGGTCGCGTTGTTATTCCAAAGGAAATCCGTAGAACGATGCGTATTCGTGAAGGAGATCCATTGGAAATTTATACGGACCGTGAAGGTGAAGTTATCTTAAAAAAATATTCACCTATAAATGACTTAAGCGAATTTGCAAAAGAGTATGTTGAATCACTTTATGAAACTGTCGGTACACCTGCTTTAATAAGTGACCGAGATGAAATGATTGCTATTGCTGGTTTAACAAAGAAGGAATATGCAAATCGACGATTATCAGTATTTGCTGAAGATTTCATGAAGCAACGCTCTGTCATGTTGGAAAAAAATGAGACGACAATTGAACTTGTTCCAGGACAGTTTGAACAAGTGAAATCTTACTGTGTAGCACCAATAGTTACAAATGGTGATGCGATTGGAGCAGTATATTTAATCTCAAAAGTTCACGTCATAAGTGAAGTTGAATCAAAAGCGGCTGAAACAGCGGCGAACTTCTTAGCAAAACAAATGGAAAACTAA
- the mfd gene encoding transcription-repair coupling factor encodes MNVIHQLFSQDKHINTLINQIGEKTYDSQLITGLTGSARPVFIQTIFEDLNKPLYILSPNLLQAQKLVDDLSSLVGEEAVHYYPADEFIAADMTIASPELKAARIATLDHLVKKERAIYVIPIAGMRKIMTPPQQWKGYSLKATVGKDIDIDDWLLHLVTMGYTRSQMVTTPGEFALRGGILDIYPPYAESPIRIELFDTEIDSIRTFSADDQRSIEKMETIEILPATEVLLTKEQRFQLAERLEASLSKSLKKIKKQETQEILYQNIQHDIELLNQGSIPEHVTKYGSLLYDSLSYLGDYFDENGLVLFDELGRIQEVMDAWEREEEEWFISLIEEGKIVHDVKPSFSFKEINSMLEHQKLYFALFARTFSGIQFKKTTSISCKPMQQFHGQISLLQNEIERWMQENFTVLFIVDGKERVKKLQSMLEEYGIHSLIGTPNDAGIYIVDGQLASGFELPLQRIAVVTDDELFKQQPKRKTRRPQKMSNAERIKSYTEINPGDYVVHIHHGIGKYIGIETLEVNGTHKDYLHIKYRADDKLFVPVEQIDLIQKYVASEGKEPKLHKLGGAEWKKAKAKVSSAINDIADDLIKLYAKREAEKGYAFSPDTDEQRAFETAFPYEETEDQLRSIIEVKHDMERERPMDRLVCGDVGYGKTEVAIRAAFKAIMDGKQVAFLVPTTILAQQHFETIQERFEGFPINAGLLSRFRTKKQQTETIKGLKEGTVDIVVGTHRILSKDLVFRDLGLLIVDEEQRFGVTHKEKIKQLKTNVDVLTLTATPIPRTLHMSMVGVRDLSVIETPPQNRFPVQTYVMEYNGALVREAIEREMARGGQTFYLYNRVEDMTRKVEEIQMLVPDARVGYAHGKMTESQLESIILNFLDGEYDVLVTTTIIETGVDIPNVNTLIVHDADRMGLSQLYQLRGRVGRSNRVAYAYFMYQRDKVLTDVAEQRLQTIKEFTELGSGFKIAMRDLSIRGAGNLLGAQQHGFIDSVGFDLYSQMLEEAIEERRTGVVKEEKPDVEIILQTDAYIPDAYIPDGYQKIQMYKRIKSMDRVEDFDEIWDELVDRFGDVPVETEKLLRIARVKVWALEAGITAIKEKQKVISLYLSEEGTAKVDGSIVVSESMKFERAVGFVMDGAKLTLTIDEKKCGKVPPFEVLEQLVEIVAKAKKQ; translated from the coding sequence ATGAATGTTATTCATCAACTATTCTCTCAAGATAAACATATAAACACACTCATCAATCAAATTGGTGAAAAAACTTATGATTCCCAGCTTATTACGGGTTTAACCGGAAGTGCCCGACCGGTATTTATTCAAACAATATTTGAGGATTTAAACAAGCCTCTTTATATATTATCGCCCAATCTACTACAAGCTCAAAAATTGGTAGATGATTTGTCTTCTCTTGTAGGAGAAGAGGCTGTTCACTATTACCCGGCAGATGAGTTCATAGCAGCTGACATGACGATAGCCTCACCGGAGCTAAAGGCGGCACGAATTGCTACTTTAGATCATCTAGTAAAAAAAGAGCGAGCTATTTATGTGATCCCGATTGCCGGAATGCGTAAAATTATGACACCTCCACAACAATGGAAAGGGTACTCTCTAAAAGCAACGGTAGGAAAAGACATTGATATTGATGATTGGTTGCTTCACTTAGTGACGATGGGTTACACAAGAAGTCAAATGGTGACAACTCCTGGTGAGTTTGCGTTACGTGGGGGAATTCTCGATATTTACCCACCTTATGCAGAGTCACCTATTCGTATTGAGCTTTTTGATACGGAAATTGATTCCATTCGTACATTCTCAGCTGACGATCAACGCTCCATTGAAAAAATGGAAACTATCGAAATATTACCGGCTACGGAAGTATTATTAACAAAGGAACAGCGATTCCAACTAGCAGAAAGACTTGAGGCATCCCTCAGCAAGAGCTTGAAAAAAATAAAGAAACAAGAAACCCAGGAAATTCTATATCAAAATATTCAACATGATATAGAGCTATTAAACCAGGGGAGTATTCCTGAGCATGTAACAAAATATGGCTCTCTATTATATGACAGTTTGTCCTACTTAGGTGATTATTTTGATGAAAATGGACTCGTCTTATTCGATGAATTGGGCCGAATCCAAGAGGTTATGGATGCGTGGGAGCGAGAAGAAGAGGAATGGTTTATTTCATTGATAGAAGAAGGGAAAATTGTACATGATGTAAAGCCTTCCTTCTCTTTTAAAGAAATCAATTCGATGCTTGAACATCAAAAACTCTACTTTGCCTTATTTGCACGAACGTTTTCTGGGATTCAATTTAAAAAGACAACGAGTATCTCTTGTAAACCAATGCAACAATTCCACGGTCAAATTTCTCTTTTACAAAATGAAATCGAAAGATGGATGCAAGAGAATTTTACGGTCCTCTTTATTGTTGATGGAAAAGAAAGAGTTAAAAAACTCCAAAGTATGCTAGAGGAGTATGGAATTCATAGTTTAATAGGAACTCCAAATGACGCGGGAATCTATATTGTGGATGGCCAACTAGCATCAGGTTTTGAATTGCCTCTACAGAGGATTGCTGTTGTAACGGACGATGAATTATTTAAGCAACAGCCAAAAAGAAAAACACGTCGACCTCAAAAAATGAGCAATGCAGAACGCATTAAAAGTTATACAGAAATTAATCCTGGTGATTATGTTGTTCATATTCATCATGGGATAGGAAAATATATCGGTATTGAAACATTAGAAGTAAACGGTACTCATAAAGATTACCTCCATATCAAATACCGAGCTGATGATAAATTATTTGTACCAGTTGAACAAATTGATTTAATTCAAAAATATGTAGCTTCGGAAGGGAAAGAGCCAAAGCTTCATAAACTTGGTGGGGCAGAATGGAAAAAGGCCAAAGCAAAAGTTTCATCTGCTATTAATGATATAGCGGATGATTTAATCAAACTTTATGCGAAACGTGAAGCGGAAAAAGGTTATGCCTTCAGTCCTGATACTGACGAACAACGTGCCTTTGAAACCGCCTTCCCATATGAAGAGACTGAGGATCAATTGCGTTCGATTATTGAAGTAAAACATGATATGGAACGGGAACGCCCGATGGATCGCCTTGTATGTGGAGATGTTGGCTACGGAAAAACAGAAGTTGCCATCCGTGCAGCCTTTAAGGCAATCATGGATGGAAAACAAGTAGCATTTCTCGTACCAACAACCATCTTAGCCCAACAGCATTTCGAAACGATTCAAGAGCGGTTTGAAGGTTTTCCTATTAATGCGGGCTTATTAAGTCGCTTCCGTACAAAGAAACAACAAACTGAAACCATTAAGGGATTAAAAGAAGGAACTGTTGATATTGTCGTAGGGACACACCGAATTTTATCAAAGGATCTAGTGTTCCGCGATTTAGGCTTATTGATTGTTGACGAAGAACAGCGATTTGGTGTGACTCACAAAGAAAAAATTAAACAATTAAAAACAAATGTAGATGTTTTAACTCTAACCGCTACGCCAATTCCTCGTACATTACATATGTCGATGGTTGGGGTTAGGGATTTATCAGTTATCGAAACACCACCACAAAACCGATTCCCGGTACAAACTTATGTAATGGAGTATAATGGAGCACTAGTACGTGAAGCGATTGAAAGAGAAATGGCCCGTGGTGGACAAACGTTTTATCTCTATAATCGGGTAGAGGACATGACAAGAAAAGTAGAGGAAATTCAAATGCTTGTCCCGGACGCACGTGTTGGCTATGCCCATGGGAAAATGACCGAATCTCAACTAGAATCGATCATCTTAAACTTTTTAGATGGCGAATACGATGTCCTTGTTACTACAACCATCATCGAAACGGGTGTAGATATTCCAAATGTGAATACATTAATTGTTCATGATGCGGATCGCATGGGATTATCACAGCTTTATCAGCTACGCGGTCGTGTAGGTCGTTCAAACCGTGTTGCATACGCTTATTTCATGTATCAAAGAGATAAAGTATTAACAGACGTGGCAGAGCAACGACTGCAAACAATCAAAGAGTTTACAGAGCTCGGCTCAGGATTCAAAATCGCCATGCGAGATTTATCGATTCGTGGCGCAGGTAACCTATTAGGAGCGCAGCAGCATGGCTTTATCGACTCTGTTGGGTTTGATCTATACTCACAAATGCTTGAGGAAGCTATTGAAGAGCGACGAACGGGTGTTGTGAAAGAGGAAAAACCGGATGTTGAGATTATTCTTCAAACAGATGCCTATATACCAGATGCCTATATACCAGATGGCTATCAAAAAATTCAAATGTATAAGCGCATTAAATCCATGGACCGTGTGGAAGACTTTGATGAAATTTGGGACGAATTAGTGGACCGTTTTGGTGACGTACCAGTTGAAACAGAAAAGCTGTTACGTATTGCCCGAGTTAAAGTATGGGCACTTGAAGCCGGTATCACTGCGATAAAAGAAAAGCAAAAAGTAATCTCCCTCTACTTATCTGAAGAGGGGACTGCCAAAGTGGATGGAAGTATAGTCGTATCGGAGTCCATGAAATTTGAGCGTGCAGTTGGATTTGTGATGGATGGAGCAAAACTGACGCTAACAATTGATGAGAAAAAATGTGGCAAGGTTCCACCTTTTGAAGTATTAGAACAGTTGGTTGAAATTGTTGCTAAAGCTAAAAAACAGTAA
- a CDS encoding 50S ribosomal protein L25/general stress protein Ctc: MDIILEAKPRETGARSTLTKLRNEGQLPGVIYGYKVDNKPVTIDYKEMAKAVQKYGRTSVFQIDLEGKQINAVLTDVQRCALKGTVKHVDLLSINMAEELEVDVPITVIGEAAGVKEGGVLMQPVRELKIKVKPSNIPESIEVDASNVGMNESISVAEIRDTVAYEILNADEDTLVSVTPPVVVNDDTAGQGDTETQDIKAIDASESQS; this comes from the coding sequence ATGGATATCATTTTAGAAGCTAAACCTAGAGAAACAGGAGCACGTTCTACTTTAACAAAACTTCGTAATGAGGGACAATTACCTGGAGTTATTTATGGGTATAAAGTTGATAATAAACCAGTAACAATTGATTACAAAGAAATGGCAAAAGCTGTTCAAAAGTATGGTCGTACAAGTGTTTTCCAAATCGATTTAGAAGGTAAGCAAATCAATGCAGTTTTAACAGATGTACAAAGATGCGCACTAAAAGGTACTGTGAAACATGTCGATTTACTATCTATTAATATGGCCGAGGAATTAGAAGTAGATGTACCGATTACGGTCATTGGCGAGGCAGCTGGCGTCAAAGAAGGTGGCGTATTAATGCAGCCTGTTCGTGAATTGAAAATTAAAGTAAAACCTTCAAATATTCCTGAGTCAATTGAAGTCGATGCTTCCAATGTAGGAATGAATGAATCGATCTCAGTTGCTGAAATAAGAGATACGGTTGCCTATGAAATACTTAATGCAGATGAAGATACGCTTGTTTCTGTTACCCCTCCAGTAGTCGTAAATGATGACACAGCTGGACAAGGCGATACGGAAACCCAAGACATAAAAGCAATCGATGCCTCTGAATCACAAAGCTAA
- a CDS encoding ribose-phosphate diphosphokinase, which produces MPYQYADTKLKIFSLNSNYPLAQEIAEQMGVELGKSSVKHFSDGEVQISIEESIRGCDVFIVQSTSAPVNEHLMELLIMIDAVKRASARTINVVMPYYGYARQDRKAKAREPITAKLVANLLETAGANRVIVLDLHAPQIQGFFDILIDHLQAVPILSTYFKSKNFNPDEVVVVSPDHGGVTRARKMAERLKAPIAIIDKRRPKPNVAEVMNIVGNIEGKICILIDDIIDTAGTITIGANALIEAGAKEVYACCSHPVLSGPAIERIENSVIKELVVTNTIQLSEEKMSPKVKQLSVANLMAEAISRVYENKSVSTLFD; this is translated from the coding sequence ATGCCGTATCAATATGCTGACACAAAATTAAAAATCTTTTCTTTAAATTCTAACTACCCTTTAGCACAAGAAATTGCAGAACAAATGGGTGTAGAGCTTGGTAAATCATCTGTAAAACATTTCAGTGATGGAGAAGTTCAAATTAGCATCGAAGAAAGTATTCGTGGTTGTGACGTATTTATCGTTCAATCTACTTCTGCACCCGTTAATGAACATTTAATGGAATTATTAATTATGATTGATGCTGTAAAACGTGCTTCTGCTCGTACAATTAACGTTGTAATGCCATACTACGGCTATGCTCGTCAAGACCGTAAAGCAAAAGCTCGTGAGCCAATCACAGCAAAATTAGTAGCAAATTTATTAGAAACTGCTGGTGCTAACCGAGTAATCGTATTAGACTTACACGCTCCACAAATCCAAGGTTTCTTTGATATCCTAATCGACCATTTACAAGCGGTTCCAATTCTATCTACTTACTTTAAATCTAAAAACTTCAATCCGGATGAAGTAGTAGTTGTATCTCCAGACCACGGTGGTGTTACACGTGCTCGTAAAATGGCTGAGCGTTTAAAAGCTCCAATTGCTATTATCGACAAACGTCGTCCAAAACCAAACGTGGCAGAAGTGATGAATATCGTAGGTAATATTGAAGGGAAAATTTGTATTCTAATCGATGATATCATTGATACAGCGGGTACGATTACAATTGGTGCTAATGCATTGATCGAAGCAGGAGCGAAAGAAGTTTATGCTTGCTGTTCACATCCTGTTTTATCAGGCCCGGCAATTGAGCGTATTGAAAACTCAGTTATTAAGGAACTTGTAGTAACAAATACAATCCAGCTTTCCGAAGAAAAAATGTCTCCAAAAGTAAAACAACTTTCAGTAGCAAATTTGATGGCTGAAGCCATTTCTCGCGTATATGAAAACAAATCTGTAAGTACATTATTCGATTAA
- the glmU gene encoding bifunctional UDP-N-acetylglucosamine diphosphorylase/glucosamine-1-phosphate N-acetyltransferase GlmU, producing MTNIFAVILAAGQGTRMKSKLYKVLHPVCGKPMVEHVVENIQSLNVNRIVTVVGHGAEKVKEQLGEKSEYVLQEEQLGTAHAVIQAEGILSSLEGTTLVVCGDTPLIQPETMKALYEHHHNQKAKATILTAVAGNPTGYGRVIRDADGQVSQIVEQKDATPDQQLVTEINTGTYCFDNKALFDALKLVNNENAQGEYYLPDVIEILQKQGEIVSAYTCTNFDETLGVNDRVALAQAEELMRARINEKHMRNGVTLINPMSTHISADAQIGRDTVIKPGTIIEGHSIIGEDCIIGPNSNIVNSRVGDRTTVQNSVVTDSYIGEDTAVGPFAHLRPESQLGNHVKIGNFVEVKKSTLGNDSKVSHLSYIGDAEVGSNVNVGCGSITVNYDGKNKFKTTIEDNVFVGCNSNLVAPVTLGAGSFIAAGSTITKDVPADALGIGRSRQENKLDYAKKLK from the coding sequence ATGACGAATATTTTTGCGGTCATTTTGGCTGCTGGTCAAGGAACTCGCATGAAGTCCAAATTATATAAGGTGCTCCACCCTGTTTGTGGAAAGCCAATGGTAGAGCATGTTGTCGAGAACATTCAATCATTGAATGTGAATCGTATTGTAACTGTTGTTGGACATGGAGCAGAAAAAGTAAAAGAACAACTTGGTGAAAAAAGCGAGTATGTACTTCAAGAAGAACAGCTTGGTACGGCACATGCGGTGATTCAAGCTGAAGGCATTTTGAGTTCACTTGAGGGAACAACATTAGTTGTTTGTGGAGATACACCATTAATTCAACCAGAAACAATGAAAGCGCTATATGAACACCACCATAATCAAAAAGCAAAAGCAACAATCCTAACAGCTGTAGCTGGCAATCCAACTGGATATGGTCGAGTGATTCGTGATGCAGATGGTCAGGTTTCGCAAATTGTAGAGCAAAAGGACGCTACACCGGATCAGCAGTTAGTTACAGAAATTAATACAGGCACATATTGCTTTGATAACAAAGCATTATTTGATGCATTAAAGCTCGTTAACAATGAAAATGCACAGGGGGAATATTATTTACCCGATGTCATCGAAATCTTACAAAAACAAGGTGAAATCGTTTCAGCTTATACATGTACTAATTTTGATGAAACACTAGGAGTAAATGATCGTGTGGCATTGGCTCAAGCTGAAGAGTTAATGCGTGCCCGCATTAACGAAAAACATATGCGAAATGGTGTAACACTCATTAACCCAATGTCTACTCATATCAGTGCGGATGCACAAATTGGCCGTGATACGGTTATTAAGCCAGGCACGATTATCGAGGGGCATTCAATCATTGGGGAGGATTGTATTATAGGGCCAAATTCTAATATCGTAAATAGTAGAGTTGGTGACCGTACTACGGTACAAAATTCTGTTGTAACTGATAGTTATATAGGAGAAGATACTGCAGTTGGACCATTTGCCCATTTACGTCCGGAATCTCAATTAGGAAACCATGTAAAAATCGGTAATTTCGTTGAAGTGAAGAAAAGCACTTTAGGTAACGATTCAAAAGTTTCACACTTAAGTTATATTGGCGATGCCGAAGTTGGAAGTAATGTCAATGTTGGCTGTGGATCGATTACAGTGAATTATGATGGCAAAAATAAATTCAAAACAACTATAGAAGATAATGTTTTTGTTGGATGTAATTCTAACTTGGTAGCACCGGTTACGTTGGGTGCTGGATCATTTATCGCCGCTGGTTCAACCATTACAAAAGATGTACCGGCAGATGCATTAGGAATTGGACGTTCAAGACAAGAGAATAAATTGGATTACGCGAAGAAGTTAAAATAA
- the purR gene encoding pur operon repressor produces the protein MKWKRSERLVDMTYYLLEHPHQLIPLTFFSETYQSAKSSISEDLSIVKETFEEKGIGLLMTVPGAAGGVKYIPKMSGSEVREIIQILISELSQSDRLLPGGYLFMTDLLGNPELMNRVGKVFASIYADQQIDVIMTVATKGISIAHSIARHLNVPVVVVRRDSKVTEGSTVSINYVSGSSRRIQTMVLSKRSMKGGQRVLITDDFMKVGGTMNGMKNLLEEFGCELAGMAVLVEAEHADETLVDDYYSLVKLHAVNEKDRTIALSEGNYFLKERK, from the coding sequence GTGAAATGGAAACGAAGCGAACGCCTTGTTGATATGACGTATTATTTACTTGAGCATCCACATCAGCTAATCCCTTTAACTTTTTTTTCTGAAACATATCAATCTGCCAAATCATCTATTAGTGAGGATTTATCAATTGTTAAAGAAACGTTTGAAGAAAAGGGAATTGGGTTGTTGATGACCGTACCGGGAGCAGCAGGCGGGGTAAAATATATCCCTAAGATGTCTGGTAGTGAAGTACGGGAGATTATTCAAATCTTGATTAGTGAGTTAAGTCAGTCGGACCGCTTGTTGCCAGGTGGCTATTTGTTCATGACTGATTTACTAGGAAATCCAGAGCTTATGAATAGAGTTGGAAAAGTATTTGCAAGTATTTATGCTGACCAACAAATAGATGTCATTATGACGGTGGCAACAAAGGGGATATCGATTGCTCATTCGATAGCCAGACATTTAAATGTTCCTGTTGTTGTGGTACGTCGTGACAGTAAAGTAACAGAAGGCTCTACAGTTAGTATCAACTATGTATCAGGTTCTTCACGTCGTATTCAAACAATGGTACTTTCTAAACGCAGTATGAAAGGCGGCCAACGAGTACTGATAACGGACGATTTTATGAAGGTTGGCGGTACGATGAATGGAATGAAAAATCTATTGGAGGAGTTCGGCTGTGAACTAGCAGGTATGGCCGTTCTAGTAGAAGCAGAGCATGCTGACGAAACATTAGTAGATGATTACTATTCTTTGGTTAAACTTCATGCTGTAAATGAAAAGGATCGTACGATTGCTTTAAGTGAAGGTAATTATTTTTTAAAGGAGAGAAAATAA
- a CDS encoding RidA family protein codes for MKTVSTTNAPAAIGPYAQGIVVNGIFYSSGQIPLTAAGELIEGDIVAQTNQVFENLKAVLEAASSSLDKVVKTTVFLGDMNDFAAMNETYAKHFGEHKPARSAVEVARLPKDVKVEIEVIAVVE; via the coding sequence ATGAAAACAGTATCTACAACTAATGCACCAGCTGCAATTGGACCATATGCACAAGGTATCGTAGTAAATGGAATCTTTTATAGCTCTGGACAAATTCCTTTAACAGCTGCGGGCGAATTAATAGAAGGCGATATCGTAGCGCAAACAAATCAAGTCTTTGAAAATTTAAAAGCGGTTTTAGAAGCAGCAAGTAGTTCATTAGATAAAGTTGTAAAAACGACTGTATTTTTAGGTGATATGAATGACTTCGCGGCTATGAATGAAACTTATGCAAAGCATTTCGGTGAGCATAAACCAGCACGCTCTGCAGTAGAGGTTGCTAGACTGCCAAAAGATGTAAAGGTAGAAATTGAAGTAATTGCAGTAGTTGAATAA